From one Perca fluviatilis chromosome 10, GENO_Pfluv_1.0, whole genome shotgun sequence genomic stretch:
- the nexmifb gene encoding neurite extension and migration factor isoform X1 produces the protein MDVLTDSSLTLIVKTSEPENANVVENTGVCEQSGDLSLCSIINAALPPSSPPPAAETSQRACPTHQRTTPTSTTLSLPLCTDSSLGLTAPPCPPSDDAPTVVPHLHHTPTPLPTPAVSSWVPTGDTQKTSLLLPVSLPLSATMMEPGTVSALTEECLLQPTRTCLGCFIETRDATDPNTIQNPPHDPNTNPDTETGLSVRIGDVSREDFSDINNISIQCLSHAGEAVSHYGEQLLSDQLLSFPLPKAAVEGKRVDGNKTTEDCDDPEDDATSKNLYEGLLLDKVSGEEVLLANAGQDWGYFESFISESKMELLDLCSKNELSVNLFSEEDVDNLFDDEDDDSTLSSDVCSLKIRYESFQDNMREKTNVLQEETQFNFFPSVLANCAKKEEGAGVLRRSAEELQPKTDELILETGQEGKAGDCSGRSPLDGSQGSPMSTPKVNYLMDFNSTEESGEFSDDSSCTGSSSDTLQEGKFKKGHSKRLLSPSNPLNYGLRSKRKVRYSDDYLYDVDSLESEKNAEKKEKAPSGQKEEEDVDWCPKKRRKSCRKEPPVVIKYIIINRFKGERLMSVKLGKLDPVDVTVSLNNDTVSKYETLAPLKDFWQERQRERQEQLKLAARDKQQRGFHLNGRHHRPFNSSHPKRKYKIANRLKVQRIHAVEQSATVQCSPISDRGQGCVTKEEATPTVGGIIAAPSLPVTLDTNSITHTVTAKSRSQEREEREGRRLGGNKTVRIRKFKSEARLRSKKMKEAEGEEGRSVTNETDACVAAAQIEDPTAGLEEAGISSTTVKPNFSDNSTTAHTSEEKFPFVSSTCSPEKAPSSEAVEAGVPVIPGGYLQTLLDATDSSSGATISYFPQQPSRQQYPLGLSLEEKQFSSLQLAQSCVLSPPSESELQQSPQNCPSFPQLWHPQLCASHSHSFGPETPETPILPNNFPAAVPLNDSLPVSNYSQLSPEDDRLLYEKSYLTEAGLQPAADLQVCQSACVEGQVQYQRGSLCTDNGRLISYDSVGSLSASSSNYSSLSLKSCEREGEEEGRDSFLAHCSPKVVIQQSVDSLTPLRESSDLLDISNFTPDKFRHSSLSELSPPETPNLSPQVVGREMKMAGNVGEYQDVNDMTMDCNREVKWNCDVMQQQEHTVNAYTVEDSQFPLHNFNSQDVLRLDKKELGVTEFDEQTGEMLAGAKSIKSKRKGNCKQTAAGQTPKKVRAPRAPKSEKVKTPKQNSRSTKKIKAMLEGKAAKNQAGSCGTGLTDSSSTGDWSGTGWSESNSLVGDDQREFEEPSNILSNIVSGMAEVQRFMMASIEPLWNPMSEACMPSEANSLNLKTLKILAGTEADLKKKGAALTGTGKGRKAGGKGGKNQAKFNPSHPLFPQLALGCNMFDKPSFINPGPAHKKLYRHKTSAKFPRIETLKGKRAERDPNKDIALMTSFEKLRIWMSCCCCPSYTAWLISRRKPTINEPYLSPRHLENTRWDDFVLMTYQTLSSFSPLKVGMTPHFLLSSVCFSSGV, from the exons GGGTATGTGAGCAGAGTGGTGATCTGAGTCTGTGCAGCATCATAAAtgctgctctccctccatcctcacCTCCTCCTGCCGCTGAGACTTCACAGCGGGCCTGCCCAACACACCAGAGGACCACGCCGACATCAACAACCCTCTCCCTGCCCCTTTGCACTGACTCCTCTCTGGGCCTGACAGCGCCCCCCTGCCCTCCCTCCGATGATGCTCCAACTGTAGTCCCCCACCTTCACCACACTCCCACACCACTTCCCACCCCAGCTGTAAGCTCCTGGGTCCCGACAGGAGACACTCAGAAGACTTCCCTTCTGTTGCCTGTTTCCCTCCCTCTGTCAGCTACAATGATGGAGCCTGGCACTGTGTCTGCCCTGACAGAGGAGTGTCTTCTTCAGCCTACCCGCACCTGCCTCGGCTGCTTCATTGAGACCCGGGATGCTACTGACCCTAATACCATCCAGAACCCACCTCATGACCCTAACACCAACCCTGACACAGAGACTGGACTAAGTGTAAGGATAGGCGATGTGAGCCGAGAGGACTTCTCTGACATCAACAACATCAGCATCCAGTGCCTGAGCCATGCTGGGGAGGCAGTGAGTCACTATGGAGAACAGCTCCTCTCTGACCAGCTACTTAGCTTTCCTCTGCCGAAAGCCGCAGTTGAGGGCAAGAGAGTTGATGGAAACAAAACGACAGAGGACTGTGATGATCCAGAAGATGATGCAACATCTAAGAACTTGTACGAGGGACTGTTACTGGACAAAGTGAGCGGAGAGGAGGTTCTGCTGGCTAACGCCGGCCAGGACTGGGGCTACTTTGAGTCCTTCATCAGTGAGAGTAAGATGGAACTGCTGGATCTTTGTTCTAAGAATGAACTGTCAGTCAACCTCTTCTCTGAGGAAGATGTTGACAATCTATTTGATGACGAAGACGATGATTCGACTTTAAGCAGTGATGTCTGTTCGCTGAAGATTCGTTACGAGTCTTTCCAGGACAACATGAGGGAAAAAACAAATGTGCTCCAGGAGGAGACGCAGTTCAACTTTTTCCCTAGTGTCCTGGCCAACTGTgccaagaaagaggaaggagcgGGAGTATTGAGGAGGAGTGCTGAAGAGCTTCAGCCCAAAACGGATGAGCTCATCCTGGAGACAGGACAGGAAGGAAAGGCAGGGGACTGCAGCGGTAGGAGCCCCCTTGACGGTTCCCAAGGCTCACCCATGTCCACTCCCAAAGTCAACTACCTAATGGACTTCAATTCCACAGAGGAGTCAGGCGAGTTCAGTGATGACAGCTCCTGCACTGGCTCCTCCTCAGACACCCTGCAGGAGGGCAAGTTTAAGAAGGGACACTCAAAGAGATTGCTCAGCCCCTCTAACCCTCTCAACTATGGTTTGCGCTCCAAGAGAAAGGTTCGATACAGTGACGACTACTTATATGACGTCGACTCGCTTGAGAGTGAGAAGAAtgcagagaaaaaagagaaggcTCCCTCTGGtcaaaaagaggaagaggatgtGGACTGGTGTCCCAAAAAACGTCGGAAATCCTGTCGTAAAGAGCCGCCAGTGGTCATCAAGTACATCATTATAAATAGGTTTAAAGGAGAGAGACTCATGTCAGTGAAACTGGGCAAGTTGGACCCTGTGGATGTTACTGTGAGCTTAAACAACGACACAGTAAGCAAATATGAGACACTGGCTCCTTTGAAGGATTTCTGGCAAGAGaggcaaagagagagacaggaacaGCTTAAGCTGGCTGCCAGAGATAAACAACAACGCGGTTTTCATCTAAACGGACGCCATCATCGCCCTTTTAATTCTAGTCATCCCAAAAGGAAATACAAGATTGCAAACAGACTTAAGGTTCAGAGGATTCACGCTGTGGAGCAATCGGCAACAGTACAGTGCTCCCCTATCTCTGATCGGGGCCAGGGATGTGTCACTAAAGAAGAGGCCACCCCCACGGTAGGGGGAATAATAGCAGCCCCCAGCCTCCCTGTCACATTAGACACAAACTCCATCACGCACACAGTCACAGCCAAGAGCCGCTCccaggagagggaggagagggaggggaggagattGGGAGGAAATAAAACAGTCAGGATAAGGAAATTCAAAAGcgaagccaggctgaggagcaagaaaatgaaagaggcagaaggagaggaggggaggagcgTGACAAATGAAACGGATGCCTGTGTCGCTGCGGCACAGATTGAGGACCCTACTGCTGGGTTAGAAGAGGCAGGCATTAGCTCAACTACAGTCAAACCCAATTTCTCTGACAATTCCACCACCGCTCACACATCTGAAGAGAAATTCCCCTTTGTTTCGTCCACCTGCTCTCCTGAAAAAGCTCCTTCCTCAGAGGCGGTGGAAGCGGGTGTCCCTGTTATCCCGGGGGGCTACCTGCAGACCCTGTTAGATGCTACAGACTCGTCCAGTGGAGCAACTATCTCTTATTTCCCCCAGCAGCCCTCTAGGCAGCAGTATCCTCTGGGGCTATCCCTAGAGGAGAAACAGTTTTCTTCTCTTCAGCTCGCTCAGAGCtgtgtcctctctcctccctctgagtcAGAGCTCCAGCAGTCTCCCCAGAACTGCCCAAGTTTCCCGCAGTTGTGGCACCCGCAGCTCTGTGCAAGTCACAGCCACAGCTTTGGGCCTGAGACCCCTGAGACTCCCATCTTACCCAACAACTTCCCAGCTGCTGTGCCCCTGAATGACAGCCTGCCAGTGTCTAACTACAGCCAGCTGAGCCCTGAGGATGACAGGCTACTTTATGAGAAGAGCTACCTGACTGAGGCTGGGCTGCAGCCTGCGGCAGATCTGCAAGTGTGTCAGTCTGCCTGTGTGGAGGGCCAGGTGCAATACCAGAGAGGGTCCCTGTGCACAGACAATGGCAGGCTCATCAGCTATGACTCAGTGGGCTCTCTGTCAGCCTCCTCCAGCAATTACAGCTCCCTCAGCCTCAAGTCTTGTGAGCgagagggtgaggaggagggCCGAGACAGCTTCTTAGCTCATTGCAGTCCTAAAGTGGTGATTCAGCAGAGTGTGGATTCCCTTACCCCACTCAGGGAGTCCTCAGACCTGCTGGACATCTCCAACTTCACCCCTGACAAGTTTAGGCACTCCTCACTGTCAGAGCTTTCCCCTCCTGAGACCCCCAACCTGTCCCCGCAGGTGGTGGGGCGTGAGATGAAGATGGCAGGCAATGTTGGAGAATACCAGGATGTGAATGATATGACTATGGACTGCAACAGGGAGGTAAAGTGGAACTGTGACGTTATGCAGCAACAAGAGCACACAGTAAATGCATACACAGTGGAAGACAGCCAGTTTCCGCTGCACAACTTCAACAGTCAGGATGTGTTACGTTTAGATAAAAAGGAGCTGGGAGTTACCGAATTTGATGAACAGACTGGTGAGATGCTGGCTGGTGCGAAAAGCATAAAGTCAAAGAGGAAAGGCAATTGCAAACAGACAGCTGCGGGACAGACCCCAAAGAAAGTCCGGGCTCCCAGAGCTCCTAAGTCAGAAAAGGTCAAGACCCCCAAACAGAACTCGCGTTCCACCAAAAAGATAAAGGCCATGTTGGAGGGTAAGGCAGCAAAGAACCAGGCAGGAAGTTGTGGCACAGGCCTGACTGACAGTAGCAGCACTGGGGACTGGTCTGGCACCGGCTGGTCAGAGAGCAACAGCCTGGTTGGGGATGACCAGAGAGAATTTGAGGAGCCCTCCAATATTCTGTCCAACATTGTCTCTGGCATGGCTGAGGTCCAAAGGTTCATGATGGCCTCCATTGAGCCACTGTGGAATCCCATGTCGGAGGCCTGCATGCCCTCTGAGGCCAATAGCCTGAACCTAAAGACCCTCAAAATCTTGGCTGGCACAGAGGCCGACCTGAAGAAAAAAGGAGCTGCGCTAACAGGGACTGGGAAAGGCAGAAAGGCAGGGGGAAAGGGAGGAAAAAACCAGGCCAAATTCAACCCCTCTCATCCCTTATTCCCTCAACTAGCTCTGGGCTGTAACATGTTTGATAAACCCAGCTTTATTAACCCTGGGCCTGCACACAAAAAGCTGTACCGCCACAAGACCAGTGCAAAGTTCCCGCGGATTGAGACACTGAAGGGAAAGCGAGCTGAGAGAGACCCAAATAAGGACATAGCGCTAATGACCTCTTTTGAGAAACTGAG AATATGGATGTCCTGTTGTTGCTGTCCTTCATACACTGCCTGGCTCATTTCAAGAAGGAAACCTACAATTAATGAGCCCTATTTAAGCCCAAGACATCTTGAAAACACAAGATGGGACGATTTTGTATTAATGACATATCAGACATTGTCTTCTTTTTCCCCACTCAAAGTTGGAATGACTCCCCATTTCCTTTTATcaagtgtttgtttttcctctggAGTTTAG
- the nexmifb gene encoding neurite extension and migration factor isoform X2, with product MDVLTDSSLTLIVKTSEPENANVVENTGVCEQSGDLSLCSIINAALPPSSPPPAAETSQRACPTHQRTTPTSTTLSLPLCTDSSLGLTAPPCPPSDDAPTVVPHLHHTPTPLPTPAVSSWVPTGDTQKTSLLLPVSLPLSATMMEPGTVSALTEECLLQPTRTCLGCFIETRDATDPNTIQNPPHDPNTNPDTETGLSVRIGDVSREDFSDINNISIQCLSHAGEAVSHYGEQLLSDQLLSFPLPKAAVEGKRVDGNKTTEDCDDPEDDATSKNLYEGLLLDKVSGEEVLLANAGQDWGYFESFISESKMELLDLCSKNELSVNLFSEEDVDNLFDDEDDDSTLSSDVCSLKIRYESFQDNMREKTNVLQEETQFNFFPSVLANCAKKEEGAGVLRRSAEELQPKTDELILETGQEGKAGDCSGRSPLDGSQGSPMSTPKVNYLMDFNSTEESGEFSDDSSCTGSSSDTLQEGKFKKGHSKRLLSPSNPLNYGLRSKRKVRYSDDYLYDVDSLESEKNAEKKEKAPSGQKEEEDVDWCPKKRRKSCRKEPPVVIKYIIINRFKGERLMSVKLGKLDPVDVTVSLNNDTVSKYETLAPLKDFWQERQRERQEQLKLAARDKQQRGFHLNGRHHRPFNSSHPKRKYKIANRLKVQRIHAVEQSATVQCSPISDRGQGCVTKEEATPTVGGIIAAPSLPVTLDTNSITHTVTAKSRSQEREEREGRRLGGNKTVRIRKFKSEARLRSKKMKEAEGEEGRSVTNETDACVAAAQIEDPTAGLEEAGISSTTVKPNFSDNSTTAHTSEEKFPFVSSTCSPEKAPSSEAVEAGVPVIPGGYLQTLLDATDSSSGATISYFPQQPSRQQYPLGLSLEEKQFSSLQLAQSCVLSPPSESELQQSPQNCPSFPQLWHPQLCASHSHSFGPETPETPILPNNFPAAVPLNDSLPVSNYSQLSPEDDRLLYEKSYLTEAGLQPAADLQVCQSACVEGQVQYQRGSLCTDNGRLISYDSVGSLSASSSNYSSLSLKSCEREGEEEGRDSFLAHCSPKVVIQQSVDSLTPLRESSDLLDISNFTPDKFRHSSLSELSPPETPNLSPQVVGREMKMAGNVGEYQDVNDMTMDCNREVKWNCDVMQQQEHTVNAYTVEDSQFPLHNFNSQDVLRLDKKELGVTEFDEQTGEMLAGAKSIKSKRKGNCKQTAAGQTPKKVRAPRAPKSEKVKTPKQNSRSTKKIKAMLEGKAAKNQAGSCGTGLTDSSSTGDWSGTGWSESNSLVGDDQREFEEPSNILSNIVSGMAEVQRFMMASIEPLWNPMSEACMPSEANSLNLKTLKILAGTEADLKKKGAALTGTGKGRKAGGKGGKNQAKFNPSHPLFPQLALGCNMFDKPSFINPGPAHKKLYRHKTSAKFPRIETLKGKRAERDPNKDIALMTSFEKLR from the coding sequence GGGTATGTGAGCAGAGTGGTGATCTGAGTCTGTGCAGCATCATAAAtgctgctctccctccatcctcacCTCCTCCTGCCGCTGAGACTTCACAGCGGGCCTGCCCAACACACCAGAGGACCACGCCGACATCAACAACCCTCTCCCTGCCCCTTTGCACTGACTCCTCTCTGGGCCTGACAGCGCCCCCCTGCCCTCCCTCCGATGATGCTCCAACTGTAGTCCCCCACCTTCACCACACTCCCACACCACTTCCCACCCCAGCTGTAAGCTCCTGGGTCCCGACAGGAGACACTCAGAAGACTTCCCTTCTGTTGCCTGTTTCCCTCCCTCTGTCAGCTACAATGATGGAGCCTGGCACTGTGTCTGCCCTGACAGAGGAGTGTCTTCTTCAGCCTACCCGCACCTGCCTCGGCTGCTTCATTGAGACCCGGGATGCTACTGACCCTAATACCATCCAGAACCCACCTCATGACCCTAACACCAACCCTGACACAGAGACTGGACTAAGTGTAAGGATAGGCGATGTGAGCCGAGAGGACTTCTCTGACATCAACAACATCAGCATCCAGTGCCTGAGCCATGCTGGGGAGGCAGTGAGTCACTATGGAGAACAGCTCCTCTCTGACCAGCTACTTAGCTTTCCTCTGCCGAAAGCCGCAGTTGAGGGCAAGAGAGTTGATGGAAACAAAACGACAGAGGACTGTGATGATCCAGAAGATGATGCAACATCTAAGAACTTGTACGAGGGACTGTTACTGGACAAAGTGAGCGGAGAGGAGGTTCTGCTGGCTAACGCCGGCCAGGACTGGGGCTACTTTGAGTCCTTCATCAGTGAGAGTAAGATGGAACTGCTGGATCTTTGTTCTAAGAATGAACTGTCAGTCAACCTCTTCTCTGAGGAAGATGTTGACAATCTATTTGATGACGAAGACGATGATTCGACTTTAAGCAGTGATGTCTGTTCGCTGAAGATTCGTTACGAGTCTTTCCAGGACAACATGAGGGAAAAAACAAATGTGCTCCAGGAGGAGACGCAGTTCAACTTTTTCCCTAGTGTCCTGGCCAACTGTgccaagaaagaggaaggagcgGGAGTATTGAGGAGGAGTGCTGAAGAGCTTCAGCCCAAAACGGATGAGCTCATCCTGGAGACAGGACAGGAAGGAAAGGCAGGGGACTGCAGCGGTAGGAGCCCCCTTGACGGTTCCCAAGGCTCACCCATGTCCACTCCCAAAGTCAACTACCTAATGGACTTCAATTCCACAGAGGAGTCAGGCGAGTTCAGTGATGACAGCTCCTGCACTGGCTCCTCCTCAGACACCCTGCAGGAGGGCAAGTTTAAGAAGGGACACTCAAAGAGATTGCTCAGCCCCTCTAACCCTCTCAACTATGGTTTGCGCTCCAAGAGAAAGGTTCGATACAGTGACGACTACTTATATGACGTCGACTCGCTTGAGAGTGAGAAGAAtgcagagaaaaaagagaaggcTCCCTCTGGtcaaaaagaggaagaggatgtGGACTGGTGTCCCAAAAAACGTCGGAAATCCTGTCGTAAAGAGCCGCCAGTGGTCATCAAGTACATCATTATAAATAGGTTTAAAGGAGAGAGACTCATGTCAGTGAAACTGGGCAAGTTGGACCCTGTGGATGTTACTGTGAGCTTAAACAACGACACAGTAAGCAAATATGAGACACTGGCTCCTTTGAAGGATTTCTGGCAAGAGaggcaaagagagagacaggaacaGCTTAAGCTGGCTGCCAGAGATAAACAACAACGCGGTTTTCATCTAAACGGACGCCATCATCGCCCTTTTAATTCTAGTCATCCCAAAAGGAAATACAAGATTGCAAACAGACTTAAGGTTCAGAGGATTCACGCTGTGGAGCAATCGGCAACAGTACAGTGCTCCCCTATCTCTGATCGGGGCCAGGGATGTGTCACTAAAGAAGAGGCCACCCCCACGGTAGGGGGAATAATAGCAGCCCCCAGCCTCCCTGTCACATTAGACACAAACTCCATCACGCACACAGTCACAGCCAAGAGCCGCTCccaggagagggaggagagggaggggaggagattGGGAGGAAATAAAACAGTCAGGATAAGGAAATTCAAAAGcgaagccaggctgaggagcaagaaaatgaaagaggcagaaggagaggaggggaggagcgTGACAAATGAAACGGATGCCTGTGTCGCTGCGGCACAGATTGAGGACCCTACTGCTGGGTTAGAAGAGGCAGGCATTAGCTCAACTACAGTCAAACCCAATTTCTCTGACAATTCCACCACCGCTCACACATCTGAAGAGAAATTCCCCTTTGTTTCGTCCACCTGCTCTCCTGAAAAAGCTCCTTCCTCAGAGGCGGTGGAAGCGGGTGTCCCTGTTATCCCGGGGGGCTACCTGCAGACCCTGTTAGATGCTACAGACTCGTCCAGTGGAGCAACTATCTCTTATTTCCCCCAGCAGCCCTCTAGGCAGCAGTATCCTCTGGGGCTATCCCTAGAGGAGAAACAGTTTTCTTCTCTTCAGCTCGCTCAGAGCtgtgtcctctctcctccctctgagtcAGAGCTCCAGCAGTCTCCCCAGAACTGCCCAAGTTTCCCGCAGTTGTGGCACCCGCAGCTCTGTGCAAGTCACAGCCACAGCTTTGGGCCTGAGACCCCTGAGACTCCCATCTTACCCAACAACTTCCCAGCTGCTGTGCCCCTGAATGACAGCCTGCCAGTGTCTAACTACAGCCAGCTGAGCCCTGAGGATGACAGGCTACTTTATGAGAAGAGCTACCTGACTGAGGCTGGGCTGCAGCCTGCGGCAGATCTGCAAGTGTGTCAGTCTGCCTGTGTGGAGGGCCAGGTGCAATACCAGAGAGGGTCCCTGTGCACAGACAATGGCAGGCTCATCAGCTATGACTCAGTGGGCTCTCTGTCAGCCTCCTCCAGCAATTACAGCTCCCTCAGCCTCAAGTCTTGTGAGCgagagggtgaggaggagggCCGAGACAGCTTCTTAGCTCATTGCAGTCCTAAAGTGGTGATTCAGCAGAGTGTGGATTCCCTTACCCCACTCAGGGAGTCCTCAGACCTGCTGGACATCTCCAACTTCACCCCTGACAAGTTTAGGCACTCCTCACTGTCAGAGCTTTCCCCTCCTGAGACCCCCAACCTGTCCCCGCAGGTGGTGGGGCGTGAGATGAAGATGGCAGGCAATGTTGGAGAATACCAGGATGTGAATGATATGACTATGGACTGCAACAGGGAGGTAAAGTGGAACTGTGACGTTATGCAGCAACAAGAGCACACAGTAAATGCATACACAGTGGAAGACAGCCAGTTTCCGCTGCACAACTTCAACAGTCAGGATGTGTTACGTTTAGATAAAAAGGAGCTGGGAGTTACCGAATTTGATGAACAGACTGGTGAGATGCTGGCTGGTGCGAAAAGCATAAAGTCAAAGAGGAAAGGCAATTGCAAACAGACAGCTGCGGGACAGACCCCAAAGAAAGTCCGGGCTCCCAGAGCTCCTAAGTCAGAAAAGGTCAAGACCCCCAAACAGAACTCGCGTTCCACCAAAAAGATAAAGGCCATGTTGGAGGGTAAGGCAGCAAAGAACCAGGCAGGAAGTTGTGGCACAGGCCTGACTGACAGTAGCAGCACTGGGGACTGGTCTGGCACCGGCTGGTCAGAGAGCAACAGCCTGGTTGGGGATGACCAGAGAGAATTTGAGGAGCCCTCCAATATTCTGTCCAACATTGTCTCTGGCATGGCTGAGGTCCAAAGGTTCATGATGGCCTCCATTGAGCCACTGTGGAATCCCATGTCGGAGGCCTGCATGCCCTCTGAGGCCAATAGCCTGAACCTAAAGACCCTCAAAATCTTGGCTGGCACAGAGGCCGACCTGAAGAAAAAAGGAGCTGCGCTAACAGGGACTGGGAAAGGCAGAAAGGCAGGGGGAAAGGGAGGAAAAAACCAGGCCAAATTCAACCCCTCTCATCCCTTATTCCCTCAACTAGCTCTGGGCTGTAACATGTTTGATAAACCCAGCTTTATTAACCCTGGGCCTGCACACAAAAAGCTGTACCGCCACAAGACCAGTGCAAAGTTCCCGCGGATTGAGACACTGAAGGGAAAGCGAGCTGAGAGAGACCCAAATAAGGACATAGCGCTAATGACCTCTTTTGAGAAACTGAGGTAA